One Camelina sativa cultivar DH55 chromosome 3, Cs, whole genome shotgun sequence genomic window carries:
- the LOC104779042 gene encoding transcription initiation factor TFIID subunit 1-like produces MAESNGKGSHETYSDDDEEHEDNSRGFNLGFIFGNVDNSGDLDADYLDEDAKEHLSALADKLGSSLPDINLLAKSERTTSDPAEQDYDRKAEDAVDYEDIDEEYDGPEVQIVSEEDHLLPKKEYFSTAVALGNLTSRASVFDDEDYDEEEEQEEVHPPVEKSFETANREPVVLKEDKALEYEDRNLETEDQMDQMDTEDFQEEEVDELLEGTLDEKGAAPLPTLYVEDGMVILQFSEIFAIHEPPQKRDRREKRYVTCREKYKSMNISELVEDDEEVLLKSHGRVDTHVKQADLVQLDVPFPIREGLQLVQAGRMGGIPSESREFTKLGRDSCIMGEMLKQDLDDNSSLCQSQLSMEVFPLDQHEWEHQILWEHSPEISGTSGQGCESGLEPEGMLVDGTNSETDQESLNVMNSREQVQADNSMLMPFFANLLESFGSRGSQSTNESTNKSRHHPQLLRLESQWDENHLRANDEAGVENIKRLESEALGRFSRLVLRERDLGDETWLDSVIWDSDKALSRSKLIFDLQDEQMVFEIVDNEETKNLQRHAGAMIVSRSSKSKDEDFHEGFESNSGWQFNISNDKFYMNGKSSQQLQANTNKSGIHSLRVFHSAPAIKLQTMKSKLSNKDIANFHRPKALWYPHDNELAIKQQGKLPTRGSMKIVVKSLGGKGSKLHVGIEESVSSLKAKASRKLDFKETEAVKMFYMGKELEDEKSLAIQNVQPNSLVHLVRTKVHLWPWAQKLPGENKSLRPPGAFKKKSDLSTKDGHVFLMEYCEERPLMLSNAGMGANLCTYYQKSSPEDQRGNLLGNQSDTLGNVMILEPGDKSPFLGEIHPGCSQSSIETNMYKAPVFPQRLQSTDYLLVRSPKGKLSLRRIDKIVAVGQQEPRMEVMSPGSKNLQTYLVNRMLVYVYREFSKRGERHSIAADELSFLFSNLTDAIIKRNMKTCAALKVSDQFLTPA; encoded by the exons ATGACGATGAGGAACATGAGGACAACAGCAGGGGTTTTAACCTTGGATTCATCTTTGGAAATGTTGATAACTCGGGGGACTTGGACGCTGATTACCTTGATGAG GACGCCAAAGAACATCTTTCTGCATTGGCAGATAAGCTGGGTTCATCTCTACCAGATATAAAC TTATTGGCAAAATCAGAACGTACAACAAGTGATCCAGCTGAGCAAG ATTATGATAGAAAAGCTGAGGATGCTGTCGATTATGAGGATATTGATGAAGAGTATGATGGGCCCGAAGTTCAAATAGTTAGCGAGGAAGATCATTTACTACCAAAAAAGGAGTATTTTTCGACTGCAGTTGCCTTGGGTAATTTAA CTTCCAGAGCTTCTGTGTTTGACGATGAAGAttatgatgaggaagaagaacaagaggagGTGCATCCGCCAGttgaaaaatcttttgaaaCTGCTAACAGGGAACCAG TTGTCTTAAAGGAAGACAAGGCCTTGGAGTATGAGGATAGAAATTTGGAAACCGAGGATCAGATGGATCAGATGGACACAGAAGATTTCCAGGAG GAGGAGGTGGATGAGTTATTGGAAGGTACATTGGATGAGAAAGGCGCCGCCCCACTGCCTACGTTGTATGTGGAAGATGGTATGGTCATCTTACAGTTCTCCGAGATATTTGCTATCCATGAGCCACCACAGAAGCGCGACAGGAGAGAAAAAAGATATGTCACTTGTAGAG AAAAATACAAATCTATGAATATTTCTGAGCTTGTCGAAGACGATGAGGAGGTACTCCTAAAGAGCCATGGTAGGGTTGATACTCATGTAAAACAAGCTGATCTGGTTCAGCTAGATGTTCCCTTTCCAATTAGAGAGGGGTTACAGCTGGTACAAGCTGGCAGAATGGGTGGTATCCCATCAGAATCAAGGGAATTTACCAAGCTAGGAAGGGATTCATGTATCATGGGTGAAATGTTGAAGCAGGACTTAGATGATAATTCATCTCTATGCCAGTCTCAATTATCGATGGAAGTTTTTCCTCTTGACCAGCATGAATGGGAACATCAGATTCTATGGGAGCATTCACCTGAAATTAGTGGTACTTCTGGTCAGGGCTGTGAATCTGGACTTGAGCCTGAAGGTATGCTGGTTGATGGAACAAATTCAGAGACTGATCAAGAAAGCTTGAATGTGATGAACTCTAGAGAACAAGTTCAAGCTGACAATAGTATGCTTATGCCTTTTTTTGCCAATCTGTTGGAGTCTTTTGGCTCAAGAGGTTCCCAGTCTACAAACGAGTCCACTAACAAAAGTAGACATCATCCACAACTGTTACGTTTAGAATCCCAGTGGGACGAGAATCATCTTAGAGCAAATGATGAAGCTGGAGTAGAGAATATAAAGCGACTTGAAAGCGAAGCTCTTGGGCGCTTTAGCAGACTTGTATTGCGAGAGAGGGATTTGGGGGATGAGACATGGTTAGATAGTGTAATATGGGACTCAGATAAAGCGTTGAGCAGATCTAAACTAATTTTTGATCTTCAAGATGAGCAAATGGTCTTTGAAATTGTGGATAATGAGGAAACCAAAAATCTTCAACGTCATGCTGGAGCTATGATTGTATCCCGGTCTTCAAAATCCAAGGATGAAGACTTTCATGAAGGCTTTGAATCAAATTCTGGATGGCAATTTAATATTTCTAATGACAAGTTTTATATGAATGGAAAAAGCTCTCAGCAACTGCAAGCAAATACTAATAAATCCGGCATTCATAGTTTGAGAGTTTTTCATTCAGCACCAGCGATTAAATTGCAGACAATGAAGAGTAAATTGAGCAA TAAAGACATAGCAAATTTTCACCGACCCAAAGCTTTATGGTATCCACATGACAATGAGCTAGCCATCAAGCAACAAGGAAAGTTACCCACCCGAGGATCCATGAAAATTGTAGTTAAGAGCCTGGGGGGTAAAGGAAGCAAGCTACACGTTGGCATAGAGGAATCTGTATCTTCTCTAAAAGCCAAAGCTTCAAGAAAGCTAG ATTTTAAGGAAACAGAAGCAGTGAAGATGTTCTACATGGGGAAGGAACTTGAGGATGAAAAGTCTCTTGCTATACAAAATGTGCAACCAAATTCCTTGGTTCATCTTGTACGTACCAAAGTACATCTGTGGCCATGGGCACAGAAGCTACCTGGCGAAAATAAATCTTTGAGACCTCCTGGGGCATTCAAGAAGAAATCTGACCTATCTACTAAAGATGGCCATGTTTTCTTGATGGA GTACTGCGAGGAGAGGCCGCTGATGCTCAGTAATGCAGGAATGGGTGCAAATTTGTGCACATATTATCAGAAGTCATCGCCAGAGGATCAACGAGGCAACTTGCTGGGCAATCAAAGTGACACTTTAGGAAATGTGATGATTCTAGAACCTGGGGACAAGTCTCCTTTCCTTGGGGAGATACACCCTGGTTGCAGTCAGTCATCAATTGAAACAAACATGtataaagcacctgttttcccGCAGAGATTGCAATCAACAGATTACTTGTTGGTCCGGTCTCCTAAAGGAAAGCTCTCTCTAAGGCGTATTGACAAGATAGTTGCTGTTGGACAACAG gaACCTCGCATGGAAGTAATGTCTCCTGGATCAAAGAATCTACAGACTTATTTGGTGAACAGAATGTTGGTTTATGTGTACCGAGAATTTTCGAAGCGTGGTGAGCGTCACTCAATTGCTGCAGATGAGCTgtctttcttattttctaacTTGACCGATGCAATCATCAAGAGGAACATGAAAACTTGTGCTGCTTTGAAGGTATCTGATCAATTTCTCACTCCCGCATAA